Below is a window of Corynebacterium kalinowskii DNA.
TGCCGAATCCGATGACCACGGTGTGATTACGCAAGCGCTTCCTCCAACGTTGAATTTGCAGTGCGCGACGGGATTCTTCCGTCAGAACGGACAAGGTAGTGCCAACCAAAAGAATCAGGAAGGCAATTCGAAGCGGGGTGATAATGATGATGTTCATCAGTCGCGCATGCTGCGTGACTGGGGTGATGTCACCGTAGCCAGTGGTCGACATCGACACCGCGGAATAGTAAACCGCATCAATAAACGTCAGATGCTCGGTGTAGCCGCCTTCGTCGAGGTAGGCGAGGACAGCCACCAGAGCGAGCAGAATCGTAGCGTAAATGAACCGCCGAATGATCAGCGCCCACGGGCTGGCGTACCGCGAACCGGGAATATTAACGATATTCGTCAGTGCGTGATCCGGCAGATCGCTCAGTTCCATGTCGCCACGGAACCGGTCCCCTATCCTATTTCGCATCTGCGCTCCTCGTCCTATCGTTCGGGCACCTGGACGCTACCAGGCTGCAGCAAGCTGGCCAATTCACTCGCGTCAGGTAGTTTACCTGGCTCCAGCGGGAAACCTGCCGCGACGTAGTAAAACGCCGCCCGGATCTCCGTCGGATCCACTGTTTCTCCGAGCTCCGCACTGAGTAGTTGCGCCCAAGCGAGTCGATAGACAGCGAGTTGCAGGCTGACATTCCGAAGCTGCTCTCCTGTCGGTGGCTGTCCGGTCTTCCAGTCGACGATCATCCAGCCCCGACGTTGGTCAGCGCCATCGTGGAAGATGGCATCCATTCTGCCTCGGACAACGTGGGAACCGACGGTGATTTCAAACGGTTGTTCCACTCGCGCGGGAGTTTTGTCAGCCCATTCAGAAGCAAGGAACTGCTCCTTGAGTTGCTCCACCGTAGCATCACCCAAGGCTTCTTCCTCAGATCCTGGCAGCTGATCACTCTCCAACAATGCGGAACCACCGAAATGTCGCTCGAGCCATTCATGAAACGCGGTGCCTCGTTTGGCGTAGGAATTCGGTTTGAACGGCACCGGACGCATACTGCGCTTGGCAAAGGCCTCCGGGTTTTCTTTCAGACTGACCAGCTGGGTTGCAGTAAGCTCGCGCAGCACAGGCACATCGATTGCAGCCCTGCCCCGGTTGGCGTGCTCCTCCAACAACGCGTTCACGTCTTCCTCCCATTGGGTGGTGAGTTCGCTTTGCTGCGCGCGCGATACTGGAGGCTCAGTCATCGCTGCCCGGACAGCTTCAGCGGCGGCCTTAACTGCCCCGCGGCGCTCCCCCAGTGCGTTGTATGGAAATGTGGCTGTGACGGCATCTGTTTCATCGCTTCCGGGCACGAGTTCCTCGGCCCACTGCACGACAGACTCTGGCAACGTCTTTTTCCAGGTCAAAAGGTGCGAGTATGGCGCGTTGGCGTACTGGCGTTCCTTCCCGTTGTAGGACGCACTTACCAGCAGAGTTTCCTCACTGCGGGTAACAGCGACATAAAATAAGCGTGCAGACTCGGCTTCGTAGTTAGAGCGGAATTCTCCGATGTGTTCGTCTACAGCGGTACGCAGCTCCTTCAGCGTGTCAAAATCTCCCAGCTCGAAAACGGGTGCACCGGTGAGATCGTCCTCCGATCGGGCGTCGCCACGTAGCGCCGAGGGGATTGCGGTAAACGTGCGCATCCAGGTTTCAGTTGAAGCGCCCTTGGTGCTTTCGTCCAGGTACGTCTTATTGTCGGCATGAATAACGGCAACGTGCTGCCACTCCAACCCCTTGGACTTGTGCACCGTGAGCAACTGCACTCGCTCGGAACGCACCGAAACTTCACCAGGCTCAAATCCGTCTTCCTGGTCTTGAGCAAGCTCGAAGTACTCGAGCAGCCCGCGCAAGGTCGCACCCGGGGTTCGCTCGAAGGCCGCAACTTGCTGAGCGAAGGCGTCTAGATGGGACGTGCCGTGGCTGCCGTCGACCAAGGGATCCTGGCGAGCGAGTACTTCGGTGCGGATCCCCATGACCTCTTCGATATCCGCGTAAAGGTCACTGATACTGCGCCCCACACTGTGCGTTCTGAGGTAACGCAAGGCGGCGGCCAGTTCACTTAGGCGCCGATAGCCCTCAGCGGAGTACTTTTCTGGTTCGCCAAGGTCGGCGATGGCGTCGGTAAGCCCTGCGGTGACGCTGGGGTCCGGGCTGTGAGCATTGTCGATGATCCACTGGAGCTTCTCTCGTGGATCCGTCGGTGCTGCATCCGGGCTATCTGAGGCCCGGCCGGCGAGGTTTCGCACTCGCTTGTGCAGGGCAATGATGTCGTTGGCACCGAGGTTGACAGCGGGCCCTGTCAGGATTCGCAGGGCAGCCGCATTGTCTTGCGGGTTGATGAGCATCGAAGCGATGGCGTTGAGATCAGCGATTTCGGGCATCGACAGCAGCCCGGCCAGGCCGACGATTTCGACAGGTACACCCCGGTCTTGGAGCGCCTCGGCGATGTCAGCGATGTGTTTGCGCTTGCGAACGAGCACCGCGCCGGTGAACTCTTTTTCGCGCGGAGCGTGGAAGATCGCAGCGAAGGTATCCGCGATCCAAGCTATTTCTTCTTGCTTCGTTGCAAACCAACCGATGCGAACATCACCTTTCCCACGCGAGTCAAGGGCATCCAATGGTTGCACCGGTCGCTGAGAAACCGGACGGTCGCGGAAGGCATGATCAGCAATAGCATTGGCGCCAGCCAAGACATCGGAAGGGTTGCGGAATGAGGTGGTGAGCTCGAGTTTTGGCGCAGGAGCCAACACTTCTCCGGATTTGTTCACCTGCGGAAAATCGTTGACAAAGCGCTCTAAGTTTGCTGCCGTGGCGCCACGCCAGCCGTAAATTGACTGCATTGGGTCGCCCACCGCAGTCACAGTGAGGTTGGGATCATGCCCGCCGAAAAGGCTCCGGAGTAAAACCCGCTGGGTATGCGAGGTGTCTTGGTACTCGTCGAGCATGACGACACCGAACTTTGCGCGTTCCCGGGCACCAACCTCTGCATGCGTCGAAGCTAGTTGAGCCGCCAAGGTCATCTGCTGGCCAAACGTGAGCACCTCCAGCTCTTGGAGTCTTTCGCGCAGGATCTTCACCATGGGCAGGAAGTCAAGGCGCTTTTGTTGCGCCGCAATGCTACTTCGATCTTTGTCGTTGTAGGGGGCTGTCTTGCCTTTATCGTTGATGGGATCGTCGTAAAGCCGCAGGAAACTCTCGGATTCCGTGGCAATTTCGTCGAGATCGGCCATGTGATTGTCAATGTCTGCGGACAGCTTAAGCAAATCTTCGGTCACCGACTTGGGTTGAGTGGTGACAGACAATTGACCGCCGTAGTTGAGCACGACATCCCGTGCGATCGTGAAGAGTTCGGTGTCGGTGATCAGGCGCGCGGTCGGCTCCACGGGTAGCAGCAAGCCATACTCAGAAACGAGTCTCCCCGCATAGGAGTCATAGGTAGACACCGTGGGGTTGATGTTCTCCAGCAGACGTAGCAACGCCCCCGTGGGGTCTATGTCACGAGCCGTCGGCGTGAGTGCAAATGTGGCAAGACGCTGCTTGATGCGCTGACGCAGTTCGAGCGCGGCTTTTCTGGTGAAGGTCAGGCCGAGCACACGCTCGGGTTCAATGAAGCCGTTGGCTACCAACCACACGACGCGGTTGGCCATGGTCTCGGTCTTGCCGGCTCCTGCACCAGCAACCACGAGCATCGGTCCGGGAGCTGCACCAATGACCGCGGCTTGTTGCGGGGTCGGTGGAAACTTCTGTCCCTGAGCCTCGGCCAACTTTTCCGGGGAGATCTTGGCATTAAACATCAGTAAGGGCCTTACCTTCGGGGTGAGCTGGGCACATTTTCTTCAACACGCAGTTGCTGCAGGCACTGTTTTCTACGGCCTTGAAAGTAGGGCCAGTCATTGCAGCGACAACACCGGGCAACAGGCTTGCAAACTCATCGAGTTCTTCGGTTGTTTTCGGAGCTTGCGCCCTCGTTGTGACTCCTTTGTTATCTGTTGCCGGGTAAACTAGCACTCCTCCACCAAGCGCCTCTGGATTTGGAGTTTGTCCTCTGCCCTCAACCTTGCCTTCGACAATCTCCCCACCAGCAAGCGCCAATTGATAGGCGAACAGCTGTGGGTGCGCAGAGATCTTTTTGTCTGTGACAGCAGTTTTTCCGGTCTTGAGGTCGATCACCCACAGGTTCCCGTTGTCCTCGCGTTCGAGGCGATCCATGCGGCCGTAGATATCGATGGGAGTGCCGTCGGCAAGCTTGCTGACCTCCACGTCAACGCTGATCTCTGCGCCGACCAATTCAAAGGTTCTCGCGCCCAACCAATCCATTGTGCGTGTGACAGTTCGACGGAAGTCAGCCACCTCGTTGTCGCGTTGCCAAACTGGAAACTCGGTGTTGTCGATGAAAGCGGTGAGTAGAATCTCTTCGATCTCCCCACGGGGAACCCCGGCGGCAAAAGCCTCGGCGCCTGCGTGAATGAGGATGCCCTTGTACAGGTAGAGCGGGCTGTCGTCATCTTCGCCGTAACTACTGAAGACCGTTCGTAGCGGACACACCAGCGCGCTTTCGATCTTGGATGGCGAGAGCCGGACTCGAGGTGCAGGGCGCAACACTGGTTCTTGTTCTGAAGGCGCAGCCAATCCCCACCAGTGGTCAGGATGCGCGCCGTAGACACCGGCCTCGGCCAGGCGCGCCAATTGTCGAGCGGCTTCGGCTCTAGCCTCCGGCGGAGTGGAAGGTTCAGTGAGCGCACGGCGCAGTTCAGCAACGATACTCGGGACCGAAAGCAATCGAGGAAACCGCTGTTGCTCGCCCAGCAACTGGTCGTTGCTGACGTACTCCGCAAATGTCTCCCGCGCTCCGTCATAGCTGACCTGCACATCGGGACTGTTTGATAGCTCCTCGAGGAACCGAGATGGCTCATCTACCTCATCCGAATCGGGAGCAACAACTGCTGTCACCGCCAACACCTCAGTGGCACGCGAGCTTGCCAAGCCGAAAAGTCGGCGTTCTTCAGCTACTTTGTCTGCCGTCTTGGACGTGATGATGTTGGGATCAATACCACGGTCATGCAGCTCAACAAGCTCTTCTTGTCCGAAAAACGAACCGGTTTCTCCAAGTGCGGGCCATACTCCCTCCTGGACACCGTGGACCACCACGACGGGCCATTGTTGGCCGAAGCTTCCATGGGCGGTGAGGACTGAAACGGCGTCCGGTTCAAACCCACGTCTGTCGCGAGTTCCGCTGGGCAAATCTTGGCTAGTAATTGATTCGACGAAGCGTTCCAGGGGTGCGCGTGGGTTGCGTTCCACAAAGTCACCGGCTGTGTCGAAAAGGGCCATCACCGCATCAAGATCGATGTCTGCCTGACTGCCTACTGCTCCGCCGCGCAGCGACGCTGCCATGAGTCTGTCGGACAGCCCGGTCGCGTCCCATACTTCCCAGAGCACGAGCTCGATGGAAGCACCAGATTCCTGCGCAGTACGGCCTGCGGCGATCACGGCGGTCACTCGCTCGAGGATGTCTCGTTCACGTGGGGTGAGGTGGTCCATAAACGAATCCGGAAGCTGTCCTGGGCTCGCGACAGCCTGAGCCAGGACGTCACTCGCGCGCCTTGTCCCGCCAATTTTCATCTCCGCTTGGCGAAGTCCTCGGAGCAATCGTCGTAGCGTGACGGCATCCGCCCCACCGATCGGCCCAAGGAGGAGCTCTTCCAACTCCCGCGCGGACAGTGGCTCTTGCACTGCCTTGAGTGCCAGCAGTAAGCCGGACACCAGGCGTTGTTCGCTGAGTACGAGGGCAGTTGGTTCGAGTGCCACGGGCACCCCTGCAGAAAGCAATGCGCGTCGCACTGTTGCGATGCTCCCGCTCGAGCGGACGATAACAGCCATATCTTTCCAGGCAATGCCGTCAATGAGGTGGGCACGACGCAGTGTGTCTGCGACCACAAGCTTCTCCATCGCCGACGATTCTGCATAATGGATCCGCTGTGCGGGGGCGTGTCGACGCCGATCCAACACCACCTCGTTCCCCGCCGGGAAATTTTTGAGGAAATCT
It encodes the following:
- a CDS encoding ATP-dependent helicase, with translation MNSFVPSSRFAPPEKLKVTLVSASPPAGENRTWDGEAAKLISAMSEPKPGAWRVTGVADSGITSLVVDAVMARIKSGISPSKLLVLATSKESAALLRRQFAHLLPSVGFASESPMVRSVHSFAFALVRSARLRQPEAQDDATLGKTPRLITGAHQDLIIQELLHIHAESPESYWPEQIREALTLVGFARQLRDFLLRAQERGLGPEDVAGLGREHGRPMWVAAGRFLQEYEQISQLSGAQLYNASELVVTALGHLNADPDFLADMQGKVDSVFVDDAQNLDPKSAELVSTFASSAQCTVIAGNPEHSVYHFRGATPDFLKNFPAGNEVVLDRRRHAPAQRIHYAESSAMEKLVVADTLRRAHLIDGIAWKDMAVIVRSSGSIATVRRALLSAGVPVALEPTALVLSEQRLVSGLLLALKAVQEPLSARELEELLLGPIGGADAVTLRRLLRGLRQAEMKIGGTRRASDVLAQAVASPGQLPDSFMDHLTPRERDILERVTAVIAAGRTAQESGASIELVLWEVWDATGLSDRLMAASLRGGAVGSQADIDLDAVMALFDTAGDFVERNPRAPLERFVESITSQDLPSGTRDRRGFEPDAVSVLTAHGSFGQQWPVVVVHGVQEGVWPALGETGSFFGQEELVELHDRGIDPNIITSKTADKVAEERRLFGLASSRATEVLAVTAVVAPDSDEVDEPSRFLEELSNSPDVQVSYDGARETFAEYVSNDQLLGEQQRFPRLLSVPSIVAELRRALTEPSTPPEARAEAARQLARLAEAGVYGAHPDHWWGLAAPSEQEPVLRPAPRVRLSPSKIESALVCPLRTVFSSYGEDDDSPLYLYKGILIHAGAEAFAAGVPRGEIEEILLTAFIDNTEFPVWQRDNEVADFRRTVTRTMDWLGARTFELVGAEISVDVEVSKLADGTPIDIYGRMDRLEREDNGNLWVIDLKTGKTAVTDKKISAHPQLFAYQLALAGGEIVEGKVEGRGQTPNPEALGGGVLVYPATDNKGVTTRAQAPKTTEELDEFASLLPGVVAAMTGPTFKAVENSACSNCVLKKMCPAHPEGKALTDV
- a CDS encoding UvrD-helicase domain-containing protein — encoded protein: MFNAKISPEKLAEAQGQKFPPTPQQAAVIGAAPGPMLVVAGAGAGKTETMANRVVWLVANGFIEPERVLGLTFTRKAALELRQRIKQRLATFALTPTARDIDPTGALLRLLENINPTVSTYDSYAGRLVSEYGLLLPVEPTARLITDTELFTIARDVVLNYGGQLSVTTQPKSVTEDLLKLSADIDNHMADLDEIATESESFLRLYDDPINDKGKTAPYNDKDRSSIAAQQKRLDFLPMVKILRERLQELEVLTFGQQMTLAAQLASTHAEVGARERAKFGVVMLDEYQDTSHTQRVLLRSLFGGHDPNLTVTAVGDPMQSIYGWRGATAANLERFVNDFPQVNKSGEVLAPAPKLELTTSFRNPSDVLAGANAIADHAFRDRPVSQRPVQPLDALDSRGKGDVRIGWFATKQEEIAWIADTFAAIFHAPREKEFTGAVLVRKRKHIADIAEALQDRGVPVEIVGLAGLLSMPEIADLNAIASMLINPQDNAAALRILTGPAVNLGANDIIALHKRVRNLAGRASDSPDAAPTDPREKLQWIIDNAHSPDPSVTAGLTDAIADLGEPEKYSAEGYRRLSELAAALRYLRTHSVGRSISDLYADIEEVMGIRTEVLARQDPLVDGSHGTSHLDAFAQQVAAFERTPGATLRGLLEYFELAQDQEDGFEPGEVSVRSERVQLLTVHKSKGLEWQHVAVIHADNKTYLDESTKGASTETWMRTFTAIPSALRGDARSEDDLTGAPVFELGDFDTLKELRTAVDEHIGEFRSNYEAESARLFYVAVTRSEETLLVSASYNGKERQYANAPYSHLLTWKKTLPESVVQWAEELVPGSDETDAVTATFPYNALGERRGAVKAAAEAVRAAMTEPPVSRAQQSELTTQWEEDVNALLEEHANRGRAAIDVPVLRELTATQLVSLKENPEAFAKRSMRPVPFKPNSYAKRGTAFHEWLERHFGGSALLESDQLPGSEEEALGDATVEQLKEQFLASEWADKTPARVEQPFEITVGSHVVRGRMDAIFHDGADQRRGWMIVDWKTGQPPTGEQLRNVSLQLAVYRLAWAQLLSAELGETVDPTEIRAAFYYVAAGFPLEPGKLPDASELASLLQPGSVQVPER